Proteins co-encoded in one Miscanthus floridulus cultivar M001 unplaced genomic scaffold, ASM1932011v1 fs_855_2_3, whole genome shotgun sequence genomic window:
- the LOC136533320 gene encoding uncharacterized protein isoform X1 — protein MVWLVSCSERRPKQTISSWSQLVQLMFFVTMSGHTQPEGPHQLDSKRAVNSCRKNVPGTSFVSDLRDHIHEFINASADEHRTCFTKTIKRMFEMSKIVTERSSEAEEAGSESVLPLQTTVSR, from the exons ATGGTGTGGTTAGTATCTTGCTCAGAAAGACGTCCAAAACAGACTATCTCATCCTGGAGTCAATTGGTTCAATTAATG TTTTTCGTGACAATGTCTGGTCATACCCAACCTGAAGGACCACACCAACTTGATTCAAAACGTGCTGTGAATTCATGCCGAAAGAATGTACCTGGTACATCGTTCGTCTCAGATTTGAGAGATCACATCCACGAGTTCATCAACGCCTCTGCAGATGAACACCGGACATGCTTCACAAAGACTATCAAGAGGATGTTCGAGATGTCAAAGATTGTCACTGAGAGATCCTCTGAAGCTGAGGAAGCTGGATCTGAAAGTGTCTTGCCACTTCAGACCACAGTGTCGCGGTAG
- the LOC136533320 gene encoding uncharacterized protein isoform X2, translated as MSGHTQPEGPHQLDSKRAVNSCRKNVPGTSFVSDLRDHIHEFINASADEHRTCFTKTIKRMFEMSKIVTERSSEAEEAGSESVLPLQTTVSR; from the coding sequence ATGTCTGGTCATACCCAACCTGAAGGACCACACCAACTTGATTCAAAACGTGCTGTGAATTCATGCCGAAAGAATGTACCTGGTACATCGTTCGTCTCAGATTTGAGAGATCACATCCACGAGTTCATCAACGCCTCTGCAGATGAACACCGGACATGCTTCACAAAGACTATCAAGAGGATGTTCGAGATGTCAAAGATTGTCACTGAGAGATCCTCTGAAGCTGAGGAAGCTGGATCTGAAAGTGTCTTGCCACTTCAGACCACAGTGTCGCGGTAG